A region from the Sphingopyxis lindanitolerans genome encodes:
- the glpX gene encoding class II fructose-bisphosphatase has protein sequence MTTNGSNLDRVLVLEMVRVTEAAAIAAAKLIGRGDEKAADAAAVEAMRTAFNTLYMDGTIVIGEGERDEAPMLYIGEKVGNAPGKGPKIDIAVDPLEGTTITAKAGPNALAVLAIADEGGLLNAPDVYMDKLAVGPGFSPDIVHFGNSVRENVEAVAREKGCAPEQIIVCVLDRPRHEAIISELRSIGCGVALIPDGDVAGVIATTNPDTNIDIYMGSGGAPEGVLAAAALRCVGGQFKGRLLFRNDDERLRAKKWGIEDLDRVYDLHDLAKGDVIFAATGVTDGSLLRGVKHRRDGVMTTETVVMRASSGTVRWVKGEHRSH, from the coding sequence ATGACGACCAACGGCAGCAACCTCGACCGGGTGCTCGTGCTCGAAATGGTGCGCGTCACCGAAGCCGCGGCGATCGCCGCCGCCAAGCTGATCGGGCGCGGTGACGAAAAGGCGGCCGATGCCGCCGCCGTCGAAGCGATGCGCACCGCGTTCAACACGCTGTACATGGACGGCACCATCGTCATCGGCGAGGGCGAGCGCGACGAGGCACCGATGCTCTATATCGGCGAAAAGGTCGGCAACGCGCCGGGCAAGGGGCCAAAAATCGACATCGCGGTCGATCCGCTCGAAGGCACGACGATCACCGCCAAGGCCGGCCCCAATGCGCTCGCGGTGCTCGCGATCGCCGACGAAGGCGGCCTGCTCAACGCCCCCGACGTCTATATGGACAAGCTCGCGGTCGGCCCCGGCTTTTCGCCCGACATCGTCCATTTCGGCAACAGCGTGCGCGAGAATGTCGAGGCGGTCGCGCGCGAAAAGGGCTGCGCGCCCGAACAGATCATCGTCTGCGTCCTCGACCGTCCGCGCCATGAAGCCATCATCAGCGAATTGCGCAGCATCGGCTGCGGCGTCGCGCTGATCCCCGACGGCGACGTCGCCGGGGTGATCGCGACCACGAACCCCGACACCAATATCGACATCTATATGGGATCGGGCGGCGCCCCCGAGGGCGTGCTCGCCGCCGCGGCGCTGCGCTGCGTCGGCGGCCAGTTCAAGGGTCGCCTGCTGTTCCGCAACGATGACGAGCGGTTGCGCGCGAAGAAATGGGGGATCGAGGATCTCGACCGCGTTTACGACCTCCACGACCTTGCCAAGGGCGACGTGATCTTCGCCGCGACGGGCGTGACCGACGGGTCGCTGCTGCGCGGGGTCAAGCATCGCCGCGACGGCGTAATGACCACCGAAACCGTCGTGATGCGCGCCTCGTCGGGCACCGTGCGCTGGGTCAAGGGCGAACATCGGTCGCATTGA
- a CDS encoding PH domain-containing protein → MTETPASPTDPFAPDALNAREGLDPVDPAFAHVLRVTTALTLLPVAIAATLVDFLVMPRIEGPFGLLTVAAWLFAIIAIVTFPARRVTRWGFKIGEGQLRVARGWLFRTDTIVPFVRVQHIDVGQGPVERLFGLSHLVVHTSGTHNSMVTLPGLHPDLAAAMRETIRRHIQTDFA, encoded by the coding sequence ATGACCGAAACGCCCGCATCGCCCACCGACCCCTTCGCGCCCGACGCGCTCAACGCGCGCGAAGGGCTCGATCCGGTCGACCCGGCCTTTGCCCATGTGCTGCGCGTGACGACCGCGCTCACCCTGCTGCCGGTCGCGATCGCGGCGACCCTCGTCGATTTCCTCGTGATGCCGCGGATCGAGGGGCCGTTCGGGCTGCTCACGGTCGCGGCGTGGCTGTTCGCGATCATCGCGATCGTCACCTTTCCGGCGCGGCGCGTGACGCGCTGGGGCTTCAAGATCGGCGAGGGACAGTTGCGCGTCGCACGCGGCTGGCTTTTCCGTACCGACACGATCGTCCCCTTCGTGCGCGTCCAGCATATCGACGTCGGGCAAGGGCCGGTCGAGCGCCTGTTCGGCCTGTCGCACCTCGTTGTCCACACGTCGGGCACCCACAACTCCATGGTGACGCTGCCCGGCCTGCACCCCGACCTGGCGGCTGCGATGCGCGAGACGATCCGCCGCCACATCCAGACCGATTTCGCATGA
- a CDS encoding flavodoxin family protein, whose product MEECKLLVIWHSRTGGSRALAEAATEGGSAAVRLMGAEDVAPGDLLAAGGYLFVGPENLAALSGAMKEMFDRCYYPCLGKLEGRPYATIICAGSDGENAQRQLDRIATGWRLRRVADPVIVNTDAQTPEAILAPKTIPVNRLAEARDLGAALAEGLAAGIF is encoded by the coding sequence ATGGAAGAATGCAAACTTCTTGTCATTTGGCACAGCCGCACCGGCGGCAGCCGTGCGCTCGCCGAAGCGGCGACCGAAGGCGGCAGCGCGGCGGTCCGACTCATGGGCGCGGAGGATGTGGCGCCCGGCGACCTGCTCGCGGCGGGCGGTTATCTCTTCGTCGGCCCCGAAAATCTCGCCGCGTTGTCGGGCGCGATGAAAGAGATGTTCGACCGCTGCTATTACCCCTGCCTCGGCAAGCTGGAGGGGCGGCCCTATGCGACGATCATCTGCGCGGGCTCGGACGGCGAGAATGCCCAGCGCCAGCTCGACCGCATCGCGACCGGCTGGCGGCTGCGGCGGGTCGCCGATCCGGTGATCGTCAATACCGATGCGCAGACGCCCGAGGCCATTCTGGCGCCAAAGACGATTCCGGTGAACCGTCTTGCCGAGGCACGCGATCTGGGCGCGGCGCTGGCGGAGGGACTGGCGGCGGGGATTTTCTGA
- the recJ gene encoding single-stranded-DNA-specific exonuclease RecJ, whose protein sequence is MTLDSPAAALGITHSILGQPWHWRRTSAEMSGESLAPDDLVTQLLLARGVARDDLERQRAPTLRGFMPDPSLFRDMDAAAARLADAVQRQEAVTIFGDYDVDGATSAALLVRLLGALGVPVGAYIPDRLMEGYGPSGAALVRIGEAGSKLIVTVDCGAQAFDAIAEAKAAGVEVIVVDHHQCATTLPQAFAVVNPNRLDEEADAAIHGNLAAVGVAFLLGAALLRTLRARGHFGDRAEPALIDLLDLVALGTVADVARLTGFNRALVAQGLKVMARRGNIGMAALMDAARLTKPPTASDMGFALGPRINAGGRVGKSDLGVRLLTTSDPQEAAEIAQELGRLNEERRAIEAAVLDEAMAASSACANAPVAIVAGQGWHPGVIGIVAGRLKEKLHRPAIVIAVDEDGVGKGSGRSVSGVDLGAAILAAKESGLLVAGGGHAMAAGLTVDRDKIDALGAFLNDRLAADVERASGDKSLLIDAVLAPRGINPLWCDAIESAGPYGAGWPAPRVATGPVRIVESGIVGTDHVRLIVAGDDGGRFKAIAFRSAESALGQSLLNARGRKLWLAGRAKRDDWGSRPAAELHLEDAAWAD, encoded by the coding sequence ATGACCCTCGATTCGCCTGCCGCCGCGCTCGGCATCACCCATTCGATCCTCGGCCAGCCGTGGCACTGGCGGCGAACGAGCGCCGAAATGAGCGGCGAAAGCCTGGCGCCCGACGACCTCGTCACCCAATTGCTGCTCGCACGCGGCGTTGCGCGCGACGATCTGGAGCGCCAGCGCGCGCCGACCCTGCGCGGCTTCATGCCCGACCCGTCGCTGTTCAGGGACATGGACGCCGCCGCCGCGCGGCTCGCCGACGCGGTCCAGCGCCAGGAGGCGGTGACGATCTTTGGCGATTATGACGTCGATGGCGCAACCTCGGCGGCGCTGCTCGTCCGCCTGCTCGGCGCGTTGGGTGTCCCGGTCGGCGCCTATATTCCCGATCGGTTGATGGAGGGATACGGCCCGTCGGGCGCTGCGCTGGTCAGGATCGGCGAGGCCGGATCGAAACTGATCGTCACGGTCGATTGCGGCGCGCAGGCGTTCGACGCGATCGCCGAGGCGAAGGCAGCGGGGGTCGAGGTGATCGTCGTCGACCACCACCAATGCGCGACCACCCTTCCGCAGGCCTTTGCGGTGGTGAACCCGAACCGGCTCGACGAGGAAGCCGATGCCGCGATCCACGGCAATCTTGCCGCGGTCGGGGTCGCCTTCCTGCTCGGCGCGGCGCTGCTCCGCACCCTGCGCGCGCGCGGGCATTTCGGCGATCGCGCCGAACCCGCGCTTATCGATCTTCTCGACCTCGTCGCGCTCGGCACTGTCGCCGACGTCGCGCGGCTGACCGGCTTCAACCGCGCGCTCGTCGCGCAGGGGCTGAAGGTGATGGCGCGGCGCGGCAATATCGGCATGGCGGCGCTGATGGACGCGGCGCGGCTGACCAAGCCGCCGACGGCGAGCGACATGGGGTTCGCGCTCGGCCCGCGGATCAACGCGGGCGGCCGCGTCGGCAAGTCCGACCTCGGCGTGCGGCTGCTCACCACGAGCGATCCGCAGGAAGCCGCCGAGATCGCGCAGGAACTGGGTCGACTGAACGAGGAACGGCGCGCGATCGAGGCGGCGGTGCTCGACGAGGCGATGGCGGCGAGCAGCGCCTGCGCCAATGCGCCGGTCGCGATCGTCGCCGGACAGGGCTGGCACCCCGGCGTGATCGGCATCGTCGCCGGGCGCCTGAAGGAAAAGCTGCATCGCCCGGCGATCGTCATCGCGGTCGACGAGGACGGCGTCGGCAAGGGGTCGGGGCGATCGGTCTCGGGCGTCGACCTCGGCGCCGCGATTCTCGCCGCAAAGGAAAGCGGGCTGCTCGTCGCGGGCGGCGGCCATGCGATGGCGGCGGGGCTGACGGTCGACCGGGACAAGATCGACGCGCTAGGCGCCTTTCTCAATGACCGGCTCGCCGCCGACGTCGAGCGCGCGAGCGGTGACAAATCGCTGCTGATTGACGCCGTGCTCGCGCCGCGCGGGATCAATCCGCTCTGGTGCGACGCGATCGAGAGCGCGGGGCCTTATGGCGCCGGCTGGCCCGCACCGCGCGTCGCGACGGGGCCGGTGCGGATCGTCGAATCGGGGATCGTCGGCACCGACCATGTGCGCCTGATCGTGGCGGGCGACGACGGCGGACGGTTCAAGGCGATCGCCTTTCGCAGCGCCGAGAGCGCGCTCGGGCAATCGCTGCTGAATGCGCGCGGGCGCAAGCTGTGGCTCGCGGGGCGCGCCAAGCGCGACGATTGGGGCAGCCGCCCCGCCGCCGAACTCCACCTCGAAGATGCGGCGTGGGCCGATTAG
- a CDS encoding alkyl/aryl-sulfatase, producing MRRPTIMLLAAVLPAAALSAMGLPSAAVAQDAASETTRAAQAELAKRLPLDDPRDEANVMRGKLAEIPDGVILGKDGKTVWDRRPYDFLSQTKAPDTVNPSLWRQARLNAVHGLFEVVPGKIWQIRGYDLSVMTIIRGKTGWIVVDPLLSEETAAAGWKLFAATIEAKEGKRPIKAVIFSHSHSDHFGGVGGVVSAADVKAGKVRIIAPHGFSEEATSENVLAGTAMGRRALYMFGAILAPGPMGQVDTGLGPKLSSGTIGYMEPTETVSDKGGTLTIDGLQFDFMDAGGTEAPAEFVFYIPAYKALHTTEVVTHNLHNILTLRGAQVRDALRWSKVIDAMLLKWGGSAEVAMGSHHWPTWGTGEVSELLTHQRDAYRYVHDRTLFLANRGATLHELADQTAEAPVQATDFSTRGYYGTLNHDMKATYQRYFGWWDGNPATFNPLPPEQSAPKYVALAGGADKLLAAGKAAIAAGDYRWAAELLNKLVFADPANKDGRAALASAYDQMGYQAESGAWRNYYLAAAATLRGTEVAAATSNGQSRSFVSAIPTGVFFDALATRFDAAKGRALNGTFQFILPDSKEAVAVVVEGGVEFPRYGVTDAAPTATITIDRKILDDVMLGQAQFPALLQSGAIRIDGDRMAFLSWFALHPPADPRFHVVEP from the coding sequence ATGCGCCGACCGACCATCATGCTGCTTGCCGCGGTCCTGCCCGCCGCCGCCCTGTCCGCCATGGGCCTGCCCTCGGCCGCCGTCGCGCAGGATGCGGCGAGCGAGACGACCCGCGCCGCGCAGGCCGAACTGGCGAAGCGCCTGCCGCTGGACGACCCGCGCGACGAGGCGAATGTGATGCGCGGCAAGCTTGCCGAGATTCCGGACGGGGTGATCCTGGGCAAGGACGGCAAGACGGTGTGGGACCGCCGCCCCTATGATTTCCTGAGCCAGACCAAGGCGCCCGACACGGTGAACCCTTCGCTGTGGCGGCAGGCGCGGCTCAACGCGGTCCACGGACTGTTCGAGGTGGTGCCGGGCAAGATCTGGCAGATCCGCGGCTATGATTTGTCGGTGATGACGATCATCCGCGGCAAGACCGGCTGGATCGTCGTCGATCCGCTATTGTCCGAAGAGACCGCCGCCGCGGGGTGGAAATTGTTCGCCGCGACGATCGAGGCGAAGGAAGGCAAGCGGCCGATCAAGGCGGTGATCTTTTCGCACAGCCACAGCGACCATTTCGGCGGAGTCGGCGGGGTCGTCAGCGCCGCCGACGTGAAGGCGGGCAAGGTCCGCATCATCGCGCCGCACGGCTTTTCGGAAGAAGCGACGTCGGAGAATGTCCTGGCCGGCACGGCGATGGGACGGCGCGCGCTTTATATGTTCGGTGCGATCCTGGCCCCCGGGCCGATGGGCCAGGTCGACACCGGGCTCGGCCCCAAGCTGTCATCGGGGACGATCGGCTATATGGAGCCGACCGAGACGGTGAGCGACAAGGGCGGCACGCTGACCATCGACGGGCTGCAATTCGACTTCATGGACGCCGGGGGGACCGAGGCGCCGGCCGAATTCGTCTTTTACATCCCCGCCTATAAGGCGTTGCACACGACCGAGGTGGTCACGCACAATCTCCACAATATCCTGACCCTGCGCGGCGCGCAGGTGCGCGACGCGCTGCGCTGGTCGAAAGTGATCGACGCGATGCTGCTGAAATGGGGCGGCAGCGCCGAAGTTGCGATGGGATCGCATCATTGGCCGACGTGGGGGACGGGCGAGGTGAGCGAATTGCTCACCCACCAGCGCGACGCCTATCGCTATGTCCACGACCGCACGCTGTTCCTGGCCAACCGCGGCGCGACGCTGCACGAACTGGCCGACCAGACCGCCGAGGCGCCGGTGCAGGCGACCGACTTCTCGACGCGCGGCTATTATGGGACGCTCAACCACGACATGAAGGCAACCTACCAGCGCTATTTCGGCTGGTGGGACGGCAATCCCGCGACCTTCAACCCGCTGCCGCCCGAACAGTCGGCGCCCAAATATGTCGCGCTCGCGGGCGGCGCCGACAAGCTGCTCGCGGCGGGCAAGGCGGCGATTGCGGCGGGCGACTATCGCTGGGCGGCCGAGCTTTTGAACAAGCTGGTCTTTGCCGATCCCGCCAACAAGGACGGGCGAGCCGCGCTCGCCTCCGCCTATGACCAGATGGGTTATCAGGCCGAGTCAGGAGCGTGGCGCAATTATTATCTCGCCGCCGCGGCGACGCTTCGCGGCACCGAGGTCGCGGCGGCGACGAGCAACGGCCAGAGCCGCAGCTTCGTCAGCGCGATCCCGACCGGCGTCTTCTTCGATGCGCTCGCGACGCGATTCGACGCCGCCAAGGGCCGCGCGCTCAACGGGACGTTCCAGTTCATCCTGCCCGACAGCAAGGAAGCCGTCGCGGTGGTCGTCGAGGGCGGGGTCGAATTCCCCCGCTATGGCGTGACCGACGCCGCGCCGACCGCGACGATCACCATCGACCGCAAGATACTCGACGATGTGATGCTGGGGCAGGCACAATTCCCCGCGCTGCTCCAGTCGGGCGCGATCCGGATCGACGGCGACCGCATGGCCTTCCTGTCGTGGTTCGCGCTCCACCCGCCCGCCGACCCGCGCTTCCATGTGGTGGAGCCGTGA
- a CDS encoding PH domain-containing protein: MSDAAALPATDAAAPPWQRLHPATLALAIVQLGPRTLNFVPALAAIGIAGKWAYVAPVLLIFLLTSLVFAWLRWLRFRFLVSADEIVIESGVLSRQHRTIPFDRIQDVGIEQGLIARALGIAKVGLETGAGGGKENDAALNAIGLDAAETLRATIRAHRSIPAVAAAADAPEAAPAEDRLLFAMGPRRLLIAGLFNFSLAALAIVGAAMQFFDGLLPFDFNVFNPVDWIDLAEDYGLDSWLIAHRWIAGVGAAISLLSIGFASGIATMFFANWNFRLTREPRALRRTRGLTTRTDVAVPVRRVQAAILVTGWLRQRFGWHELRLQSLASDGEKEKDHQIIPFGTLAEIDPVLAEVAIDRPAPGGPWSHSHRIIALGGFVGAACAAIAGSVTVAVGEPIGWLAVAAAVLIALFAALSTRFHQWLDAGDRIAIRSGFWKPKTILLPHASVQSVDLKTDFILRPLGLATLVFGVPGGSALGAHEIPAIPIAIATDLRARILGRGAQP; this comes from the coding sequence ATGAGCGACGCCGCCGCCCTGCCCGCGACCGATGCGGCCGCGCCCCCGTGGCAGCGGCTCCACCCCGCGACGCTGGCGCTGGCGATCGTCCAGCTCGGACCGCGCACGCTCAATTTCGTCCCCGCGCTCGCGGCGATCGGGATCGCCGGAAAATGGGCCTATGTCGCCCCCGTGCTGCTTATTTTCCTGTTGACCTCGCTTGTCTTTGCCTGGCTTCGCTGGCTGCGCTTCCGCTTTCTGGTCAGCGCCGACGAGATCGTCATCGAAAGCGGCGTGCTGTCGCGCCAGCACCGCACCATCCCCTTCGACCGCATCCAGGATGTCGGCATCGAACAGGGGCTGATCGCGCGCGCGCTCGGCATCGCCAAAGTGGGGCTGGAGACCGGCGCGGGTGGCGGCAAGGAGAATGACGCCGCGCTCAACGCGATCGGCCTCGACGCCGCCGAGACGCTACGCGCGACGATCCGCGCGCACCGCAGCATTCCCGCCGTCGCGGCAGCGGCAGACGCGCCGGAGGCGGCGCCCGCCGAAGACCGGCTGCTGTTCGCGATGGGGCCGCGCCGCCTGCTGATCGCCGGTCTGTTCAACTTCTCGCTCGCCGCGCTGGCGATCGTCGGCGCCGCGATGCAGTTCTTCGACGGCCTGCTGCCTTTCGACTTCAACGTCTTCAACCCGGTCGACTGGATCGACCTTGCCGAGGATTACGGCCTCGACAGCTGGCTGATCGCGCACCGCTGGATCGCCGGGGTCGGCGCCGCGATCTCACTCCTCTCCATCGGCTTCGCGAGCGGCATCGCCACCATGTTTTTCGCCAACTGGAATTTCCGTCTGACGCGCGAGCCGCGCGCGCTTCGCCGCACGCGCGGCCTGACGACGCGCACCGACGTCGCGGTGCCGGTCCGCCGCGTCCAGGCGGCGATCCTCGTCACCGGCTGGCTGCGCCAGCGCTTCGGCTGGCACGAACTGCGCCTGCAAAGCCTCGCCAGCGACGGCGAGAAGGAGAAGGACCATCAGATCATCCCCTTCGGCACGCTCGCCGAGATCGATCCGGTGCTGGCCGAGGTCGCGATCGACCGGCCCGCGCCCGGCGGTCCCTGGTCGCACAGCCACCGGATCATCGCGCTCGGCGGCTTCGTCGGCGCCGCCTGCGCGGCGATCGCGGGGAGCGTCACCGTCGCGGTCGGCGAGCCGATCGGCTGGCTCGCGGTCGCCGCCGCGGTGCTGATCGCTCTTTTTGCGGCGCTGAGCACGCGCTTTCACCAATGGCTCGACGCCGGTGACAGGATTGCGATCCGCAGCGGTTTCTGGAAACCCAAGACGATTTTGCTGCCGCACGCATCGGTGCAGAGCGTCGACCTCAAAACCGACTTCATCCTCCGCCCGCTCGGCCTTGCGACGCTCGTCTTCGGGGTTCCCGGCGGCAGCGCGCTGGGGGCGCATGAGATTCCCGCGATCCCGATCGCCATCGCGACGGATTTGCGCGCGCGCATCCTCGGCCGCGGAGCCCAGCCATGA